The nucleotide window GTGAAGCCCCTCCCGAGCAGGTGTGCCGCAAGGGCACCGTGGCCGGGGGCAAATCCCAGGCCCCACCTGCGGCAGACCGCCGATCCGAACCCGCGCCCCGCAAGGTAGCCCCGTGCCACGCCAGCCCCTTCCGAACGCCCACGCAGCAGCTGGGTCGTATAGAACGCCTCGGCCTCGGCAAGGCACTCCACCAAGCGGTTGCGCTTGGGGCCGTGTCCTGCGGCGCCGCGCTCCTCCTGGAGCTCGATGCCCGCACGGTCGGCCAGGTAGCGGATGGCATCCGGGAAGTCCAGGCCCTCGCGCTTCATGACGTAGGCAAACAGGTCGCCTCCCTCGCCACAGCCGAAGCACTTCCAGAGCCCGGTGGCGGGGTTGACGTGAAACGACGGGCTCTTCTCGTGATGGAAGGGACAGCAACCCCAGAAGTCGCCACGGCGCTCGCGAAGCTCCACCGTCTCGCCCACGAGCCGCACGATGTCGGTCGCCTGGCGGACCCGCTCCCTGTCCTCGTCCGTGATCACGCGCTCACCTCCGCCCCGCCGACGCCTATGTTGGTACGTACCCAGTCGATGTCGCCCAAGACGACGCGTTCGAGCTCTTCGGTGGAATCGAACGGCCGAGAGGCGCGCAGCCATCTCACGAAGATGACCGTCGCCTCGCTTCCGTACAGATCGCCGTCGAAGCCGATGAGGTTGGCCTCGAGGAAGGAGGGGTCGGGGTCGGCGAACGTGGGAGGTGAGCCAACGTTGACGGCAGCGGGCCATGCCCGCCCTCCCTCGATGTAGAGGCAGGCGTAGACGCCCTCCGCCGGCATGCAGGCCTCGGGGCGCACCCGTACGTTCGCAGTGGGAAAGCCCAGGGAACTCCCCTCTCCCCTGCCATGCGTGACGACGCCACGCACGAAGTGGCAGCGCCCGAGCAGCTGTGCCGCGCGCTCGACGCGACCCTCGTGGAGGAGGTTCCTGACGCGCGTGGACGAGACCTTCACGTCACCCTCAGCGACCAGGTCGTGCCCGAAGACGTCCATGCCGCAGAACCTCCCCAGCTCCCGTAGGGCCGAGACGTCACCCGCACCCTGGGCACCGAGCCTGAAGTCGCTGCCCACGTGCAGCGAGACGGGTCTCAGGGCCTCCCCCAGCACATCCGAGAAGAACGCCCGGTAGCTGGTCGCAGACAGCTCCTCTGTGAAGTCGAGCACGAGAATCGCATCGGGTGCCGCCGCGGCAAGCGCCCTCACGCGGTCGCGTGCGGAGAGGAGCTCCGTGGAGATCGCCTTGTGACCCAAGACCGACGCGGGATCGGGGTCGAACGTCACGACGGCGGAAAGACAGCCTCGCGCGCGGGCGTCGGCGATCGTCGTGGCGACAAGCGCCTGGTGCCCCCGGTGAAAGCCATCGAATACCCCGATGACGCAGCAAGCTGCGACATCGGGCCCCAGATCGACGCCCTCCGCGACGAGCGCGCGGCCGCCGCCGAGACCCTTGGCCTCGTAGCGCCGCGCAGGTCGTCCGAGAAGCGCCGCAGACGCCAGACGGGCGACGTCCTCGGCAGGGAGGGGCCCTGGCCATGCCAGACGCAGGCTCATAAGCAGACTCCCGCGATGCCCGCCGGAAAGTTGACGTCACAACGCAGGAGGTGGCCAGAGCGACGCCAGATGCCCACGAGGGCAGCGTCTCGGACGAGCGCGACGCGCTCGCAGGAAGAGGCGGGCCCCTGCACCCCTCCGCCTCCCGCGCGGGAGGCGCCTGCGGGAAGCGCCCTGCCGCACAGGACCGACGCGAGCTCGGCATCGCCCACCTGGCGCACGGGCAGGCCCAGCAGCGACGCGGGATCGAGCATGCCGCCCGAGAGGGCGCGGGCGCCGTGTTTCTGCAGCTCGTCAAGGGACAGGCAGTTCCCGAGGCCGACGGCGCCGGATGCGGTGCGACGCAGCGCGCTCAGGTGCGCCGCCGTCCCCTGCTCGCGTCCCAGGTCACGGGCGATGCTGCGTATGTAGGTGCCCTTGGAGACCGTAAGCGCGACGCGCCACGTGAGCGCCTCGGCAGACTCGACCGCGAGCAGGTCCGCCCCAAGGATCTCTATGTGTCGCGGCGCGATCCTGACCGTCTGGCCCGAGCGGGCGCGGCGATAGGCGCGCTCGCCATTGACCGATATGGCCGAGAAGGATGGTGGCACCTGGTCGTGAGGTCCCACGAGGTCCCGGACGATGGCTTCCGCGACCTCGGCCGAGCGCAGTCGCCTAGGGACGGCGGCGCGGCGCGTCACCTCCCCCTCGGCGTCATCGGTGTCCGTCTCGGCACCAAACGCGATGAGGGCCTCATAGGACTTGGCCTCACAGCTGAGCAGCCCCATCAGGCGCGTACCCTGGCCGACGCCCACCACCAGCACGCCCGAGGCGGCGGGATCGAGCGTGCCGGCATGCCCGACCCGACGCTCGCCCAGTGAGCGGCGAACGCGATTCACCACGTCGTGGCTTGACATGCCGACGGGCTTGTCGATGGCCACGAGACAGTTGATGCCGCTCTGCCCACGCTTCACGAGACGGCTGTCCCGTTCTCGAACAATGCACGTAGCTGGGGCAGGACGGACGAGAGGGCCTCGTCTAGGTCTCCGTCGAGAGTGAAGCCGGCGGCAGCACGATGGCCTCCCCCGCCCAAGCCGCGGGCGATGGCCGCGACGTCGTGATCGGCCTTGGAGCGCAGGTTGCCCCTGACGCGGCCTCCCGGAACCTCCTTGAGAAAGAGTGCGACCTCGGAGCCGGCAACGCTGCGCACGACATCTATGAGGCCGTCGCACTCGTCTAGGCTTGCGCCAGTGCGCTCCAGGTCGGAGGCGGTCGCATAGCTGTAGGCGATCCGACCGCCTGCGAAGGTGGCGATGCGCCCCATGACCGCAGACTCCAGGTGCAGATACGAGAGGCTGAAGTTCTGGTAGACGTTGAGGGAGACCTCGCAGGGCGAGGCGCCGGCATCGACCAAAAGCGACGCGACCGAGAAGGCCTCGGCATCGGCGTTCTGGTACTGGAAGCGCCCGGTGTCGGTCGCAACCGCACAGTAGAGGCACTGGGCGATCTCGGGGGTGATGTCCACGCCCAGATGGAGCGCGAACTCGGCCACGATGACGCCTACGGCGGCGGCGTCGGGTCGTATCAGGTTCACCTCGGCGTAGGGGTCGTCACAGGGATGGTGGTCCATGATGGCCGTGTGGCGGGCGCGGCGCATGACCGCCTCTCCGTCGCTGAGGCGATGCGCGACCGAGAGGTCCACGCTCACGAAGAGGTCGGGATCCTCCGTGTAGTCACGGGCGCTGACCAGGCGCTCGCAACCCGGCAGGAACCGGTAGATGCGTGGCACGGGGGCAAAGTCGGCGAGCAGGCTGGTGACGCGCTTGCCCGGCCAGCGCGCCTCGATGACCCCACACAGTCCCAAGCACGAACCCAGGGCGTCTCCGTCCGGACTCGTGTGGGCGCAGAGCGCGACGCTGTCGCTGCCCTCGATGAGGGCCGCTATGGCATCGAACTTCTCCTCTTGCTCCGGATGTGCGATCAGGCCCATGGCAGCTGCGCTACTCCTCGTCCCCAGGTGTGTCACCGACGGGGTAGCCCGCATCGTCCTTCTCGACGGAGAGGGTCGGAGGGACGTTTTCCAGCGCGATGGAGATGCGCTCGGCCTCGTCGGCAGTCGTGTCTATCTCGAAGATAAGCTCTGGCGTGACCCGCCAGCCAAGGGCGTGTCCAAGCAGGGCCCGGATGCGGCCCCTGGCACGCTCGAGCGCGTCGGCGACGGAGTCGTAGCGATCCCTCTCGCAGCTCACGTATGCCTTGAGCACGGACTTGTCGACCGAGACCTCGACGCCCGTGAGGGTCACGAGCGCCAGGTCGGGATCGGCCACCTCGAAGAGGAGGATGCTGGCGAGCTTCTCGCGCGCGATCTGGTTGTTCCGCCGGGAGTTCCTGTTCTGCTTCATGTCAGCCTACTCAGTGCGGGCGACCTGCTCGACGCGATACGCCTCGATGATGTCGCCGACGTGGATGTCCTGGAAGTTCTCGAGGCCGACGCCGCACTCGAAGCCGGCCTTGACCGTCTTGACGTCATCCTTGAAACGACGCAGCGATGCAAGCCTGCCCTCGTAGACGACGATGCCATCGCGGACGAGACGGCAGAGGTCATCCCGGGAGACCTCGCCGTCCTGGACCATACAGCCCGCCGCGATGCCGACCTTGGGGACCTTGAAGGTGTTACGAACTTCGACGGAGGCCGTCTGGCGCTCCTCCTCGGTCGGCTTGAGCATGCCGATGCGGGCTGCATCGATGTCCTCGATGGCCTTGTAGATGACGCTGTAGGTCCTGATCTCGACACCCTGCTGCTCGGCGGCGGTGCGCGCCTTGGCCTCGGGGCGAACGCCAAAGCCGATGATGATGGCGTTCGATGCGTCGGCGAGGACGACGTCGGTCTCGGAGATGGCGCCGACGGCAGAGTGGATCGTGTTGATGCGGACCTCGGATTGGTCCATCTTGTCCAGCGAGTCCTGGAGCGCCTCGATGGAGCCCTGGACATCGGCCTTGATGATGAGGTTGAGCTCCTTGACGTCGGCGTCGGCCATGGTGTCGAAGAGGTTCTCGAGGGTCACGTGCTTGACCCGGTTCTGCTCCTCGATGCGGGCCTTCAGCTGGCGCTGCTCGGCCAGGCCGCGCGCATCGCGCTCGTCCTGGAACACGCGGAACTCGTCACCGGCCATCGGCACGCTCGAGAGGCCGAGGACCTCGACCGGATCGGCGGGTCCCGCCTCGGTGACGCTGTTGCCACGGGGGTCGACCATGGCACGAATCTTGCCGAAGGCCAGGCCCGCGACGATGGCGTCGCCGACATGCAGGGTGCCTCGGCTGACCAGCAGCGTGGCGACGGAGCCACGGCCACGGTCCAGCTTGGCCTCGAGGACGTTGCCCGACGCGAAGGTGTCGGGGTTGGCCTTGAGCTCGAGGACGTCCGCCTCGAGCAGGACGCTCTCGAGCAGGGTGTCGATGCCCTGGTTCTGCCTGGCGGATATGTCCACGAACATGTTCTCGCCACCCCATTCCTCGGGGATGACGCCGTACTCGGTGAGCTCCTGGCGAACCCTCGTGGGGTCGGCGCCGGGCTTGTCGATCTTGTTGACGGCGACGATGATGGGCACGCCGGCAGCCTTGGCATGGTTGATGGACTCGATGGTCTGTGGCATGACGCCGTCGTCGGCGGCGACGATCAGGATGACTATGTCGGTCACCTTGGCGCCGCGGGCGCGCATGGCGGTGAAGGTCTCGTGACCGGGCGTGTCGATGAAGGTAATGATGCGCCCGTTGATCTTGACCTGCGAGGCGCCGATGGCCTGGGTGATGCCACCGGCCTCCCCTGCGGCGACGCCCGTGTGGCGGATGGCGTCGAGAAGCGACGTCTTGCCGTGGTCGACATGGCCCATGACCGTGACGACGGGGGGACGGGACACCAGGTCCTCGGGGTTGTCGAAGAAGGTGAAGGAGTTCTCCTCCTCCTTGGTCATGACCTTGACGTCCCGGCCGAGGTCATCGGCGACCAGCTCGATAAGCTCGTCGGACATGGACTCGGTCAGGGTCAGGGGCGTGCCCAGCAGGAACAGGCGCTTGATGATGTCGTTGGCGGGGACGCCGAGGAGCCCGGCCAGCTGCGTGACCGTGGAGCCCTGTGGGACCCTGACGGTGTCGAGCTGCGAGACGTCCTGGTCGTTGGCGATGGCCTCCTCGATGCGCTGCTGCTCGGCGGCCTGCTCGGCCTGCTGCTTCCTGCGCTCCTTGCGCTTCTTGCGACGACCGGTGGACTCGCGGGTGGCCTCCTCGACGGCCACACGGGCCTCCTCGAGGACGTGGGAGCGGTTGTACTCCTCCGCCTCGCGGGCCATGCGGCTGTAGCGGTCCTCCTCCTGGCCTCCCCTGCGAGTGGTCTTGCGTCCCCTGCCCCTGCCCTTGCGGCCCTCGTCTCCGGGCGAGGGGGCGCCGGCACCCTCGGAGGGGCGGGGCGCGGCGCTGCGACGGGGACGGTGCTGGTCGTCACGTTTGCCGCCACGGGCCTCGTCCTTCTTCTTGGAGGCCTCCTCCGCCTGCTGCTGCAGGACCTTCTCCTGTTGGGCGATCTGGTCGAGCAGGCTGGTGAAGGACGGGACCGACTTGGGGGCGGTGTCCTTCACGCGATTGCGCTCGGCCTCCTCGGCGGCAAGGCGCTCCGCCTCCAGGCGCTCCTCCTCGGCCCTCTTGCGCGCGGCCTCGGCGGCGGCGCGCTTGCGCTCCTCCTCGGCTCGCTCGCGCTCGCGACGGGCCTCCGCCTCGATGCGCTCCCGCTCGGCCTTCTCCGCCTCGACGCGCTCCCGCTCGGCCTCGGCCTCGGCCTCGGCCCTCTTGGCGGCCTCGATCTCCGCCGCACGGGCCTCGAGGATGGGCTTGAGCTTCTTGCGCACGATGGAGACGTAGGCATCCTCCAAAGTCGAGGACGGGGACTTGGCCGGGATCTTCATGTCTGCGAGATGGCCGAGCATCTCCTTGCTGGTCATGCCATATTCCTTGGCGAGGTCATGTACGCGCGTCTTTGCCATGTGACCAACCTTTCTGGGACGAGGGTCTTGGGGACTACGAGGTGGGACCCTCGTGCTAGATCAGGGAGTCGGGGTCGTCGCTGACGGAATCCGCGGGCATCGAGGCGAGCTTCTCGTGCACGCCGCAATAGCGCGACCCAGGGCGGGCCATGTTGCGGCATTGGACCCCGTTGGCCCCGACGTACTCGCAGCGGTACTCGCCGTCCTCCCCGGCAAGCTCGACCTCCTTGGGCATGTCACGCAGGATGTCGGCCGCCAGGGACTCGTTCTTGATGTCGATGTGCATGCCGGTCAGGCGCGCGGCGAGGCGGGCGTTCTGCCCCTCCTTGCCGATGGCCAGGGAGAGCTGGTCGTCGGGGACGATGACCGTGGCGTAGTTGTTCTCGGGATCGACGATGACGCGTGAGACGCGCGCCGGCGAGAGAGCGTTGGCGACGCAACGTGAGGGGTCGTCGCTCCACAGCACGACGTCGACACGCTCCCCACGCAGCTCGGAGACGACGGTGCGCACGCGGCTGCCCTTGGGGCCGACGCAGGCACCCACGGGGTCGAGACGGTCGTCCAGCGAGGACACGGCGACCTTGGAGCGCACGCCCGCCTCGCGCGCGACGGAACGGACCTCGACGACACCCTCGTAGACCTCGGGAACCTCGAGCTCGAAGAGCCTGCGGATGAGGTCGGGGTGGGTACGGGAGACGACGATCGAGGGACGCTGGCGCTCGCCGCGGATGGGCGGCTGGTTGCTGTTGGGGTCGCGCACGTCGACTATGATCGCACGGATGCGCTGGTTGTGGATGTAGCGCTCGCCTACAGGCCGCTCGTTGCGCTCGTCTGGGTAGCGGCGCTGATCGAAGTAGGGCAGCTCGGCCTCGACGCCCTCGCGGATCTTGATGAAGGCGAAGTCGGGGGTGGTCTGCAGCACGGTGCCGGTGATGATGTCGCCCACTCGCTGAGAGAACTCCTCGAAGATCTGCTGACGGGCAGAGTTGCGCACGATCTCGGCAATCTCGGACTTGGCGTGCTGCGCGGCGATGCGCGAGGCGTCCTTGGGCGTGACGTCGACCTCCTCGAAGTTGTCGAACTCGCCAGTCTCGTCGTTGATGTCCCCCTCGGGAACGAGCTTGTAGACGTAGACGCGTCCGGTCGCACGGTCAATGGTGACGCGTGCTCCGAAGTCGAGGTGCAGGATCTCGGCGTAACTCTTGGCCAGGGATTGCTCGAGGCGGTCGATGAGGTAGAGCTCGTCGATGTGCTTCTCCTGGCAGAGCGCCATCAGTGCTTCCATCATTTCGGATGCCATGTTTCTTCCTTCCCGGGAGGGGCGAACGGATTCTCGAGACGCCTTGCGGCTAGTCGAAGTCGGGTCTGACGTGGCAGGACTTTATGTCGTCGAGGGCGAGGGAGACGCGCTCTTCGCCGCACTCGACGACGACCCTGCCTCCCTCGACGCCCAGCAGCCTGCCCGTGAAGCGGCGGCGACCCTCGCGAGCGAAGGTCTTGAGGGAGACGTCACTGCCCGCAAAGCGCTCGAAGTCGCGCTCCTTGCGCAGCGGTCGCGCGAGACCCGGCGAGGACACCTCGAGGACGTAGGATCCCGCGATGGGATCCGCGTCGTCCAGGACCTCGTTGATCCAGCCGCTCTGGGCGGCAACCTCGTCGAGCGAGATCGTGGGGACCCCCTCGTCCGCATGGTCGATCCTCACGCGCACGACGGGGGCCTTGCTCGAGCCCACGACCTCGACGTCCACGACGTCGATGCCATGCGACCGAGCCGCATCTTCGAGCGCGGTCACCAGTTGCCTCTCAAGGTCGGTCGTTGCCACGCGATACTCCTCCCGGCAGACGGACCGTCTGCATACCAAAAGGAAGCAGGGCAAAGGAGCTGCCCCACTTCCTCGTACGTTCACAATTGAGCTTCACATAATATAGCCAACGTCGCCACCGGTGGCAAGGGGGAATCACGCACATATTACCCGCACGAGCGATGGCATTCGGGACCGACGGCCATGCCCCTAGCTCCGTTTGCAGGGGATGGGGCGTGGCGGCGTCTTGGGCTTCCTGGCACCCGCCATCACGACGGCGCCCTCCCCGCAAGCCTCCAGGCACCTGCCGCACTGGATGCAGGCCTTCTGGTCAATGACGTGGACGAACTTGTCCTTGCCCGTGATCGCGTCCTCCTCACAGGCGGCGAGGCAGTCACCGCAGCCGGTGCAGCGCGACACGAGGATGTGGTAGGTCATGAACGCCTTGCACTCGCCCGCAGGGCAGCTCCTCTTGCTGACGTGCCGATCGAGCTCGTCGCCAAAGAGGTCGATGCCCTCTTGCACGGTACGCGCCATGATGCGCCCCAGCTCGCAGAGCGACTGGGTGGACATGGTCGGGCAGAGGTCGCGCATGAGGTCGAGGTCGCCCATGCGGCCCCTCTTCCCCACCGCGTCACCCAGGATCGTTTCGAGCTGATAGCCGCCCTCGTAGCCAAAGACGCAGCGCCCACAGCACTCCCGGTGGAAGGTTGTGGCGATCTCGTGCAGGGCGTTCGCCATGCAGTTGGCATCGGTGTAGACGCACATGTAGTCGCAGGAGAGCTCCATAGGCTCGTCCAGCTCGCCGGGCACCAGAAAACGGCTCTGCGGATATCCTAAGTAGACGGCCCTGAGCCCCTCGGTGGGGACGGCGGTGACCGAGAGGAGACCCGCAGCCGTGGTCGTAGCATCCACCTCGACGGGGTCATTCGCGCCTTCCAGCCACACACGCTTGGTGCCGTCCTGGCCGCAAAGCCACGCCTCACCCGAGACGACCTCGTCCTCGGCCGCACCCGTCACGGAAGATGGTACGGGCTTCTCGCCCGAAAGCAGCTTGGCAGCCGCCGTGTCGTTGCCATAGAGGAAGCCGATCGTCTCGTCCGCAAGGACCACCTTGCCTTCGCCGAAGCGGCTCGCAAGGTCGGTGCGGCCCTTGGGCAGGATGAGCGTGACGTCCTCGGATGCCGCCCGCTCGACGGCCTCGTCGAGGCGCTCCTCGAGCAGCCTCAGGGAGACGGGGGCCTGGCGGTAGACGGGCATGAAGTTGATGATGGTCATGTGGTCCGTCCCCTCCCTAGTATTCGTTCCAGAGACGCGGCTTCTCGAGGGTCAGGCGCAGGTCGCACTGCAGGCAGCGGCTCGCCTCGCGCTTGGCCTCGGACTCGCTGAACGGGCACTCGAACGGCTCGAGGGCGCCCTTGCGCTCGGATGCCGGAACGAACTGGGGAAGGACCGGGCTGTCATAGAAGCCGGGGGCGGCCTTGCCGATACGCTGTTCGCCCTCCTCGCGGTCCAGCAGTTCCTCGCTGATGTCGCCGTCGCCTCCCAGGAAGCGGTCGATGGAGCTGGCGGCCTCGCGGCCCTGGGCGATGGCGGCGATCACGGACTTGGTACCGGTGACGTCATCGCCAGCGGAGAAGACGCCCTCGACGGAGGTCATGAGGCAACCGTCCGCGACGACGTAGGGACCGTGTGTGAGCGCGAGGCCCATGACCGGCGTATCCTCGGGCTTCTGGCCCACGGCGAAGATGACGTAGTCTGCCGGGAGCGTGAGCTCGGAGCCCTCCACGAGCTCGGTCACGGCGCGGTGGTTCTCGTCGAAGTAGAAGCGGGAGATCTTCTGGATAGTCATTCCTCCCACGAATCCCGGCTTCTCGGGGGACTCGTCGATGGAGTTGAAGGCGTGGGCGTCATGCAGGACGATACCCTCCTCGGCCGCCTCCTTGCGCTCCTCGGGGGTGGAGGTCATCCTGTCCTCGGCCTCGAGGCACGCCACGTCGACGCTCTTGGCGCCCAGGCGAACCGCCGTGCGTGCGCAGTCATAGGCGACGTTGCCCCCACCGAGGACGACGACGCGGCCCTCCTCGACGGGAAGGGGTTTGCCTTCGCGAGCGGCCTTCAGGAAGGCGGTATTAACGTAGACGTTCTTGAGGCCATGTCCCTTCATGGGAAGCACGATACCCTGGTGGGTCCCCACCGTGACGAGGACGGCGTCGAAGTCGCCCCTGAGCGAGACGGGGTCAACAACGCGCTCGCCCAGCCTGAGGTCGATGCGCGGCCGAGGGTCTGTGCCCTGGGAGACCTCGAGGATCGTATCGATCTCTCTGTCGATGGCCTCGTCGGGCAGGCGGTAGGCCGGAATGCCATAGCGCAGCTGGCCGCCGGCCTTCTGATTGGCCTCGAACACGGTGACGCGATGGCCCTTCTCGGCGAGGTAGAGTGCGGCGGTGAGGCCTGCGGGGCCTGCGCCGATGACGGCAACCGACTTGCCCGTGAGGGGATCGTGGCGCACGCGGCTCTTCCAGGCGCCGTTGTCGCGCACTGCTGCCGCACGCTTCAGGCGGCAGATGGAGAGCGGTCCGTGCAGGTCGTTGCGCTTGCACTCGCCCTGGCAGTTGTGGGTGCAGATGGAACCCAGCGTCTCGGGGAAGGGGACCCTCTCGCGCACGACGGCCGTGGCCTTCTCCCACTCTCCCTGCTTGATGTAGCGCAGGTAGCGCGGGATCTCGATGTGCGCAGGACAGCCGAAACGACAGGGGACGACGTTGTCCTCGCTGGAGCGCTCGGGCTTCGCCAGGCCGAGGGCATCGACAATCGAGCCGGTCGGGCATACCTCGACGCAGGCCCCGCAGAAGCGGCAGCCCGCCTCCTCGAGAGAGACGCCCCCGTCGATGCCGATGCGGATGCCGCTCTCGGTGCGCTGGTAGTCAAGGACACCCACGCCGCGCAGGTCGCGGCAGGCGCGCACGCAGCGGCCGCAGCGGATGCAGCGGGTGAACATGTGCGTGATGAGCGGGTTGGAGTCGTCCGTCGGGACGGAGCGGATCTTGCAGCGCCAGCGCGCGGGCGAGACGCCCATGTATTGGTACATGGACTGCAGCTCGCACACACCGTACTTGGGGCAGCCCGTGCAGTCGGCGGGATGTGTGGCGAGGATGAGTTCCATCGCCATGCGACGGACCTTGTCGGCCACCACGCTCTCGGCGTCGACGGACATGCCCTCGCGCACCGTGGTCTTGCAGGCCGGCACAGCCTCGCCGTCACCGTCGACCTCGACCACGCAGAGACGACAGCCGCCCACCGCCTCGAGGTCGGGGTGCTTGCACAGGTGCGGGATGAAGATGCCGTTGTCCAGGGCCGCATCCAGAACGGAGGTGCCCCCCTCGGCCTTGACCTCCCGGCCGTTGATAGTCAGCTTCACGTTATGTCTCTCCTAGGGTCGAGCCCTGTGCGCTCCCTTCCCCTGAGGCGCGCACAGGGCAAGACGGGACCCTCGAGCGAGGGTCCCGCTCAGACGAGGCGTGCTGGGAGCTAGTCCCACTCCTCCTCGTCTCCATCCGCGTAATCGAACGCTGCCATGGAGGCGTTCTCGCCTGCGATGCGACCGGAGTTGAGGCAGAAGCCCATGGTGTTGCCGGGGATGGAGTAGTTGTAGGAGTCACCGTAGATGGTGCAGGCGTCGGTGCCGACGCAGTAGAGGCCCGGAATGACCTTGTACTCGTCGTTCATGACCTCCATGCGGTCGTTGACCAGCACGCCGCCCAGGGTGCCGTAGGCGCCCATGTACTGGCGGCAGGCGTAGAACGGGCCGCTCTCGAGCGGCTGCATGAACTGGCGCTCCTTCTCGAAGAGCTCATCGTAGCCTGCGTGGCACATCTCGTTGTAGGCCTCGACGTTCTTGGACAGGCCCTCGGGGTCGATACCGATCTTCTCGGCGAGCTCCTCGAGCGTGTCGGCGCGGGCGATGACATGGTCGCCGTTGCCGTCGACATAGGTGTCGAGATCCTGCTCGAACTGCTCCTCGAAGTGCTCGTAGAGGTCGTGCGGGTGGACGTGAGAGACGATGTCAGGCCCGTTCTTCTTCCAGTTCTTGAGCATCCTGGAGTCGAAGAGGGCGAAGCCCACCTTACCCGGCAGGTGGTTGATGGCGTTGCCGACGAAGGTGGTGTTGAAGATGTCGTCCTCGGGCATGAAGCGCTCGCCGTTGCGGTCGCACCAATAGGTGGGCTGGCGGAAGGCGCCCTCGACGTAGAAGTGGTTCATGTTGTCAGGAAGCTGGTACATCATCTCCATGGTGACGGGCGTGCGGCCGGCGCCGACGGCGTGGCACATGTTGTAACCGTCGCCGTCCATGCCGGGCACGGCGAAGGAGTAGAGGTTCTTACCCCAGTCGAGGCCGATCTTCTCCTGGATCATCTTGGCGTTGGCGCCGAAGCCGCCGGTGGCGACGATGACCGCCTTGCAGGAGACCTCGACCTCCCCGCCGTCCTTGTCGGCGGCGCGCACTCCTACGACGGCACCCCCGCCGTCGACGACGAGGCTCTTGCCGGGGGTCTCGAACAGGAACTCGACGCCGAGCTCCTGGGCGCGCTCGGTCATGCGCTTGGTCATCGTGGTCGCGGCGCGCGGGCCCGGCTCGGAGCCGTCCTCGGGCTGGACGACATGCCAGGTGTATTCGCCGTCGGCGTAGGCGCGGGTGCGCTCGCGGGCGCGGAACGCCGGGCGCACGGAGTTGAAGACGACGCCCATGTCCTGCAGCCATGAGATGGTGTCGCCGCTCTTGAAGTAGTATGCGCGCACCAAGCGGGGATCGACCTGATAGTGCGTATAGAACATGTGGCGGCGGAAGAGCTCGCCGGGCGTGACCTCGATCATGGACGCGCGCTGCACGGGCGAGCCGGCCGCACAGGGGCCCATGCCCATGTTGGCGGCGCCGCCGGTGTTGGAGGCCTTCTCCAGCGTGATGACGCTCGCGCCGCCCTCGGCCGCCGCGATGGAGGCCGCCAGGCCCGAGAGGCCCGCGGCAACGACGACGACGTCGCACTCAAGCTGCTTTGCCATGTACTCCTCCTGATGTGTCTGCCTACCTGAA belongs to Olsenella uli DSM 7084 and includes:
- the ribF gene encoding riboflavin biosynthesis protein RibF; its protein translation is MSLRLAWPGPLPAEDVARLASAALLGRPARRYEAKGLGGGRALVAEGVDLGPDVAACCVIGVFDGFHRGHQALVATTIADARARGCLSAVVTFDPDPASVLGHKAISTELLSARDRVRALAAAAPDAILVLDFTEELSATSYRAFFSDVLGEALRPVSLHVGSDFRLGAQGAGDVSALRELGRFCGMDVFGHDLVAEGDVKVSSTRVRNLLHEGRVERAAQLLGRCHFVRGVVTHGRGEGSSLGFPTANVRVRPEACMPAEGVYACLYIEGGRAWPAAVNVGSPPTFADPDPSFLEANLIGFDGDLYGSEATVIFVRWLRASRPFDSTEELERVVLGDIDWVRTNIGVGGAEVSA
- the truB gene encoding tRNA pseudouridine(55) synthase TruB — encoded protein: MKRGQSGINCLVAIDKPVGMSSHDVVNRVRRSLGERRVGHAGTLDPAASGVLVVGVGQGTRLMGLLSCEAKSYEALIAFGAETDTDDAEGEVTRRAAVPRRLRSAEVAEAIVRDLVGPHDQVPPSFSAISVNGERAYRRARSGQTVRIAPRHIEILGADLLAVESAEALTWRVALTVSKGTYIRSIARDLGREQGTAAHLSALRRTASGAVGLGNCLSLDELQKHGARALSGGMLDPASLLGLPVRQVGDAELASVLCGRALPAGASRAGGGGVQGPASSCERVALVRDAALVGIWRRSGHLLRCDVNFPAGIAGVCL
- a CDS encoding DHH family phosphoesterase, which codes for MGLIAHPEQEEKFDAIAALIEGSDSVALCAHTSPDGDALGSCLGLCGVIEARWPGKRVTSLLADFAPVPRIYRFLPGCERLVSARDYTEDPDLFVSVDLSVAHRLSDGEAVMRRARHTAIMDHHPCDDPYAEVNLIRPDAAAVGVIVAEFALHLGVDITPEIAQCLYCAVATDTGRFQYQNADAEAFSVASLLVDAGASPCEVSLNVYQNFSLSYLHLESAVMGRIATFAGGRIAYSYATASDLERTGASLDECDGLIDVVRSVAGSEVALFLKEVPGGRVRGNLRSKADHDVAAIARGLGGGGHRAAAGFTLDGDLDEALSSVLPQLRALFENGTAVS
- the rbfA gene encoding 30S ribosome-binding factor RbfA; its protein translation is MKQNRNSRRNNQIAREKLASILLFEVADPDLALVTLTGVEVSVDKSVLKAYVSCERDRYDSVADALERARGRIRALLGHALGWRVTPELIFEIDTTADEAERISIALENVPPTLSVEKDDAGYPVGDTPGDEE
- the infB gene encoding translation initiation factor IF-2, giving the protein MAKTRVHDLAKEYGMTSKEMLGHLADMKIPAKSPSSTLEDAYVSIVRKKLKPILEARAAEIEAAKRAEAEAEAERERVEAEKAERERIEAEARRERERAEEERKRAAAEAARKRAEEERLEAERLAAEEAERNRVKDTAPKSVPSFTSLLDQIAQQEKVLQQQAEEASKKKDEARGGKRDDQHRPRRSAAPRPSEGAGAPSPGDEGRKGRGRGRKTTRRGGQEEDRYSRMAREAEEYNRSHVLEEARVAVEEATRESTGRRKKRKERRKQQAEQAAEQQRIEEAIANDQDVSQLDTVRVPQGSTVTQLAGLLGVPANDIIKRLFLLGTPLTLTESMSDELIELVADDLGRDVKVMTKEEENSFTFFDNPEDLVSRPPVVTVMGHVDHGKTSLLDAIRHTGVAAGEAGGITQAIGASQVKINGRIITFIDTPGHETFTAMRARGAKVTDIVILIVAADDGVMPQTIESINHAKAAGVPIIVAVNKIDKPGADPTRVRQELTEYGVIPEEWGGENMFVDISARQNQGIDTLLESVLLEADVLELKANPDTFASGNVLEAKLDRGRGSVATLLVSRGTLHVGDAIVAGLAFGKIRAMVDPRGNSVTEAGPADPVEVLGLSSVPMAGDEFRVFQDERDARGLAEQRQLKARIEEQNRVKHVTLENLFDTMADADVKELNLIIKADVQGSIEALQDSLDKMDQSEVRINTIHSAVGAISETDVVLADASNAIIIGFGVRPEAKARTAAEQQGVEIRTYSVIYKAIEDIDAARIGMLKPTEEERQTASVEVRNTFKVPKVGIAAGCMVQDGEVSRDDLCRLVRDGIVVYEGRLASLRRFKDDVKTVKAGFECGVGLENFQDIHVGDIIEAYRVEQVARTE